A single genomic interval of Gemmatimonas sp. harbors:
- a CDS encoding electron transfer flavoprotein subunit alpha/FixB family protein gives MANVLVFAEVRGGDLRKVALEAVTAGRALADLSGGGSVHALLAGDAGIGAKAASLAQYGADSVLVLEHAGFAQYNPEALAATVAQQLGSGTYGYALFSATAQGRDLSPRVAAKLGVGLAADLTGFTVDGGAVLGQHFNMNGKVIATLALSGTPALLSVRPAAFQPAEAPRALATTSITSAADPLASRVKVVELKQGNTGKLDLNDAPVIVAGGRGLKAPENFKLCEDLADAFGNAAVGATRAVTDEGWRPHSDQIGQTGRNVSPNLYVAVGISGAIQHLAGMRTSKTIVAINKDKDAPIFKIADYGIVGDVFEIMPALTAAVKAAKAQG, from the coding sequence ATGGCCAACGTTCTCGTATTCGCAGAAGTGCGTGGTGGCGACCTGCGCAAGGTGGCGCTCGAAGCCGTGACCGCCGGTCGTGCTCTGGCCGATCTCTCCGGTGGCGGCAGCGTGCATGCGCTCCTCGCCGGTGACGCTGGCATTGGTGCCAAGGCGGCCTCGCTGGCGCAGTACGGTGCCGACTCGGTGCTCGTGCTCGAGCACGCCGGATTCGCGCAGTACAATCCCGAAGCCCTCGCAGCGACGGTGGCCCAACAGCTAGGCAGCGGTACGTACGGCTACGCGCTGTTCAGCGCAACCGCGCAGGGACGCGACTTGTCACCGCGCGTGGCGGCGAAGCTGGGCGTCGGTCTCGCCGCCGATCTCACCGGCTTCACGGTGGACGGCGGCGCGGTGTTGGGTCAGCACTTCAACATGAACGGCAAGGTGATCGCCACGTTGGCGCTCTCCGGGACGCCGGCGCTGTTGTCGGTGCGTCCGGCGGCGTTCCAGCCGGCGGAGGCGCCGCGGGCGCTCGCGACCACCTCGATCACGTCGGCCGCTGATCCACTGGCGTCGCGCGTGAAGGTGGTGGAGCTCAAGCAAGGCAACACCGGCAAGCTCGATCTCAACGACGCGCCGGTGATCGTGGCCGGTGGTCGCGGCCTCAAGGCGCCCGAGAACTTCAAGCTGTGCGAAGATCTTGCCGACGCCTTCGGCAACGCCGCTGTGGGGGCAACCCGCGCGGTGACCGACGAGGGCTGGCGCCCGCACTCGGATCAGATCGGCCAGACGGGACGCAACGTGAGCCCGAACCTGTACGTGGCCGTCGGCATTTCGGGCGCCATTCAGCACCTGGCCGGTATGCGCACCTCAAAGACGATCGTGGCGATCAACAAGGACAAGGACGCCCCGATCTTCAAGATTGCCGACTACGGCATCGTGGGTGATGTGTTCGAGATCATGCCGGCGCTCACCGCCGCCGTGAAGGCTGCCAAGGCGCAAGGCTGA
- a CDS encoding electron transfer flavoprotein subunit beta/FixA family protein, with the protein MKIAVCIKRVPVMEVKFAITADGSRVDEAGLKYDVNDFDLWAIEAALQLKEKNGNVGEVAVISLGPDAAQEQIRKALAMGADRGVLLKADSIPADGLAIARALAAEIKEGGYDLVLFGRIAIDSMNQMTGPMVAELLDLPCVTNVFKLDISGSTGRAERALEGATEVMEFPLPAVLTIDDGLNKERLPSLKGIMAAKKKPLDVKPAQLGDAKVTVHKMALPPERAAGRILGDSSAAVPELVRLLQTEAKVL; encoded by the coding sequence GTGAAGATCGCCGTGTGCATCAAGCGCGTCCCGGTCATGGAAGTGAAGTTCGCCATCACCGCTGACGGCTCCCGCGTAGATGAAGCGGGTCTCAAGTACGACGTCAACGACTTCGATCTGTGGGCGATCGAAGCCGCGCTGCAGTTGAAGGAGAAGAACGGCAATGTGGGTGAAGTGGCCGTGATCTCCCTCGGACCCGACGCGGCACAGGAGCAGATTCGCAAGGCGCTCGCCATGGGTGCCGATCGCGGAGTGCTGCTGAAGGCCGATAGCATTCCGGCCGACGGTCTCGCCATTGCGCGTGCGCTCGCCGCCGAAATCAAAGAGGGCGGCTACGACCTCGTCCTCTTCGGACGCATCGCCATCGATTCGATGAATCAGATGACGGGCCCGATGGTGGCCGAGCTGCTCGATCTGCCGTGCGTGACGAACGTCTTCAAGCTCGACATCTCCGGCAGCACCGGTCGGGCCGAACGCGCACTCGAAGGCGCGACGGAAGTCATGGAGTTCCCGCTTCCTGCGGTGCTCACCATCGACGACGGCCTGAACAAGGAACGGCTGCCATCGCTCAAGGGCATTATGGCCGCCAAGAAGAAGCCGCTCGACGTGAAGCCGGCGCAGCTCGGCGACGCGAAGGTGACGGTGCACAAGATGGCGCTGCCCCCCGAACGGGCTGCCGGTCGCATTCTCGGTGACAGTTCCGCCGCGGTGCCCGAGCTCGTACGACTCCTCCAGACCGAAGCGAAGGTGCTCTGA
- a CDS encoding acyl-CoA dehydrogenase family protein, translated as MSTDLLSASAIAALPSVELKAHAADLFNIDAALTEEERSIRDTIRKFVDERVLPIIGECYVQGRFPDELVAEMAELGVLGANLPEEYGCAGLSSVAYGLIMQELERGDSGIRSFASVQGALVMYPIFAFGSEAQKQHYLPKLAKAEMIGCFGLTEADYGSNPSGMITRAKQQADGSWIINGGKMWITNGSKAHVAIVWAKTGDSTDDSSIRGFVVDTSLPGFHAKDQHGKLSLRASYTSELVLTDVHVPADAILPESKGLKSPLMCLTQARYGISWGVLGAAMACFEEAVSYSKNRVMFDKPIGGFQIQQVRLADMLTELTKAQLVSLHLGRLKDAGNFTPTQVSLAKRNNVSIATDIAREARRLLGGNGILAEYSAMRHMANLESVYTYEGTHDVHSLILGQAITGLNAFK; from the coding sequence ATGTCGACTGATCTCCTGTCCGCGAGCGCGATCGCCGCGCTGCCCTCCGTCGAGCTCAAGGCGCACGCCGCCGACCTGTTCAACATCGATGCGGCGCTCACCGAAGAAGAGCGCTCCATTCGAGACACGATCCGGAAGTTCGTGGACGAGCGCGTGCTGCCGATCATCGGCGAGTGCTATGTGCAGGGACGCTTCCCCGACGAGCTCGTGGCCGAGATGGCCGAGCTCGGCGTATTGGGCGCTAACCTCCCCGAGGAGTACGGCTGCGCCGGCCTCTCGAGCGTGGCTTACGGGCTGATCATGCAGGAACTGGAGCGCGGCGACTCGGGCATCCGCTCGTTCGCGTCGGTGCAGGGCGCGCTCGTCATGTATCCGATCTTTGCCTTCGGATCGGAAGCGCAGAAGCAGCACTATCTGCCCAAGCTCGCCAAGGCGGAGATGATCGGCTGCTTCGGCCTCACCGAAGCCGACTACGGGTCGAACCCGTCGGGGATGATCACCCGCGCCAAGCAGCAGGCCGACGGCAGCTGGATCATCAACGGCGGCAAGATGTGGATCACCAACGGATCCAAGGCGCATGTCGCCATTGTCTGGGCCAAGACCGGCGACAGCACCGACGACAGCAGCATCCGCGGCTTTGTCGTCGACACATCGCTGCCGGGCTTCCACGCCAAGGATCAGCACGGCAAGCTCTCGCTGCGAGCCAGCTACACCTCGGAGCTGGTGCTCACCGACGTACACGTGCCGGCCGACGCCATCCTGCCCGAGTCAAAGGGGCTCAAGAGCCCGCTCATGTGCCTGACGCAGGCGCGCTACGGCATCTCGTGGGGCGTGCTTGGCGCCGCCATGGCCTGTTTCGAGGAGGCAGTCTCGTACTCGAAGAATCGCGTGATGTTCGACAAGCCGATCGGCGGCTTTCAGATCCAGCAGGTCCGCTTGGCCGACATGCTCACCGAACTCACGAAGGCGCAGCTGGTGTCGCTGCACCTGGGTCGCCTCAAGGACGCCGGCAATTTCACGCCCACGCAGGTGTCGCTGGCCAAGCGCAACAACGTCAGCATCGCCACCGACATCGCCCGAGAAGCGCGTCGCTTGCTCGGCGGCAACGGCATCCTGGCCGAGTACAGCGCGATGCGCCATATGGCAAATCTCGAGAGCGTCTATACGTACGAGGGGACGCACGACGTGCACTCGCTCATTCTCGGACAGGCCATTACGGGACTTAACGCGTTCAAGTAG